The following proteins are co-located in the Sebastes umbrosus isolate fSebUmb1 chromosome 24, fSebUmb1.pri, whole genome shotgun sequence genome:
- the si:busm1-52i16.2 gene encoding claudin-10, which translates to MKIRVVQIWGFLMTVLGWIFMACTMAMEGWKITAIGGMGGSSIIKVAWYWSSLWRSCFTDSTAVTNCYDYPVLWSVDGHVQIVRGLLMAALSLGMLGFVLSLLGMECTFIGGKDRSKYKKIYAGAWCHITSGLLSTSGYAVYAQYVSVEYFNPDFAGLKYDLGTPMFLGWVGSAFQVTGGFFYVWSVCTPLCGAEATVINVQALPDPEQNKSTTALSTVSGITSKTKASSVSELSSKSEGSDLSGISSRSGRTSKSGRTAKSGRSSKTGRTTKSAGSAGSRSGSGSGSDSAVSSRSSVSTLSESRSSGSSSSRTVSSLSGSSRSETTPIIKNSYI; encoded by the exons ATGAAGATCCGTGTGGTCCAGATTTGGGGTTTCCTGATGACCGTACTGGGCTGGATCTTCATGGCCTGCACCATGGCCATGGAGGGCTGGAAGATCACTGCCATCGGGGGCATGGGGGGCTCCTCCATCATCAAGGTGGCCTGGTACTGGTCCAGCCTGTGGAGATCCTGTTTCACGGACTCGACTGCTGTCACCAACTGCTACGACTACCCTGTGCTCTGGTCTGTGGATG GCCACGTCCAGATAGTGCGAGGCCTGCTGATGGCGGCTCTTTCCCTGGGCATGCTGGGCTTTGTGCTCAGTCTGTTGGGAATGGAGTGCACCTTCATTGGGGGAAAAGACCGGTCAAAGTACAAGAAGATCTACGCCGGCGCATGGTGCCACATAACCAGCG GTTTGCTGTCCACAAGTGGGTATGCTGTTTATGCGCAGTACGTCTCAGTAGAATACTTCAACCCTGACTTTGCTGGACTGAA GTACGACCTCGGCACCCCGATGTTCCTCGGCTGGGTCGGCTCGGCCTTTCAAGTGACCGGGGGTTTCTTCTACGTGTGGTCGGTGTGCACGCCGCTCTGTGGAGCAGAGGCAAC gGTAATCAACGTCCAGGCGCTACCAGACCCCGAGCAAAACAAGTCCACCACAGCTCTGTCCACAGTGTCCGGGATCACCTCCAAGACCAAAGCGTCCTCCGTGTCCGAGCTGTCGTCCAAGTCTGAGGGCTCGGACCTGTCTGGCATTTCCTCGAGGTCAGGGCGCACATCCAAATCTGGCCGCACGGCCAAGTCGGGGCGGTCATCGAAGACTGGGCGGACAACCAAGTCTGCGGGGTCTGCGGGGTCGAGGTCAGGATCGGGGTCGGGATCGGATTCCGCTGTCTCGTCGAGGTCCAGCGTGTCAACTTTGTCCGAGTCGaggagcagcggcagcagcagcagccggacAGTGTCGTCGTTGTCGGGCAGCTCGAGGAGCGAGACCACGCCGATCATCAAGAACTCTTATATCTAA